The Hemitrygon akajei unplaced genomic scaffold, sHemAka1.3 Scf000038, whole genome shotgun sequence genomic sequence aacaacgaatatttctatcatgtataaaccttaggtgagagatgtattaatgtattaaaaataaattataaattctaccaatggaacctcttactaaaggattcatattcaaaatagtatccaacaaatcattcttgcatatatggaaacttagataattatttttgtaaaaaaattctaacctgaagatattgcagaaagtgtgtatgagagaatattttctaattaactcttcaaaagtcatcaatcgaccatcacaaaataaatgataataaaaataaataaatctgcaaaaaaatatagatccccttaatcactaaagattaaacaagtttgggagagaggACTTAATGtcacctttgttaatgaagatggtcaattcttctttaatatgtgccaatcagtgtttaattcaatttaaaattgttgactgttactatttaacaaaggagagactatccaaaatatttcctaacagaGACAATTATTgcaataggtgtaaaactgaagtagccactttttcacatatgttctggtcatgttcttcatcaaaatctttttggaaatctttattttctacaatttctaaagctctgaaaattaatttacaacctaatgtacaaacctttgatttctgtctatacatgcagtcctcgcatgacctttatcctcctccacctcactatctgctctaacactctagttcccctccctctacaaatctagtttaaccccctccccccgcagcactggcaaatctacccgcaagaatgttagttcccctccagttcaggggcaaaccgtcccgtcggaacaggccccaccttcccgggaacaaagcccaattgtccagaaacatgaagccctccctcctgcaccatctccttagccacgtatttagctgcactctccgcacatttgtatttacagggactttactcctgatgccgttcccgggacccgacccgtttacagacccggagcggaaccggagcagattctcagccactggttttcatccccaATCACGAAgacaggataaagtttccccgtgaattttttcccagtgaaggtgtggagatgggacttggtctccgcgttgtaaaatgaaactgtcccggactcgtaactgagataaactcccaccctcccggggatgggatcggcagcgagacgggactcgggggaagGGATACCGgacacgtcacaatcccgatgtaacacgtcacaatcctgcccgatgacccagaatccggtctccggactcagactgacccatcccttcctcttcacagactctgcggcgactcccagaccccagtcccgattccccgtcacctccacctcccagtaatgtctccccgatgtgaatccctccgatcccagcacacaagcccagtttgtgaatcttttcccggtgtcagggagattcctccgggtcccggtccgtctcacactcttccgatcctcagacacctcgagatacggatgcgccgtttccacatccagggtgacagagactggcgggagaagcagagaattagagagtccccggggatcgggggggggggggggggggtggggagactcaggcagcgcggccccgcggatcgggaggggggggggcgatagatagatagatagatactttattcatccccattgggaaattcaacattttttccaatgtcccatacatttgttgtagcaaaacgaattacatacaatacttaactcagtaaaaatatgatgtgcatctaaatcactctctcaaaaagcattaataatagcttttaaaaagttcgtaagtagtttacttaaatacattaaatacaatcaaccccggcactttaacatatcttactcctggtggttgaattgtaaagcctaatggcattggggagtattgacctcttcatcctgtctgaggagcattgcatcgatagcaacctgtcgctgaagctgcttctctgtctctggatggtgctatgtagaggatgttcagggttttccataattgaccgtagcctactcagcgcccttcactcagctactgatgttatactctccagtactttgcccacgacagagcccgccttccttaccagcttattaagacgtgaggcgtccctcttcttaatgctgcctccccaacacgccaccacaaagaagagggcgctctccacaactgacctatagaacatcttcagcatctcactacagacatagaatgacgccaaccttctaaggaagtacagtcgactctgtgccttcctgcacaaggcatctgtgttggcagtccagtctagcttctcgtctaactgtactcccagatacttgtaggtcttaacctgctccacacattctccattaatgatcactggctccatatgaggcctagatctcctaatgtccaccaccatctccttggtcttggtgatattgagacgcaggtagtttgagttgcaccatatcacaaagtcctgtatcagtttcctatacccctcctcctgtccattcctgacacaccccactatggccgtgtcgtcagcgaacttctgcacatggcaggactccgagttatattggaagtctgatgtgtacagggtgaacaggaccggagagagtacggttccctgcggcgctcctgtgctgctgaccaccgtgtgagacctacagtctcccaaccgcacatactgaggtctatctgtcaagtagtccactatccaatccaccatgtgagagtctactcccatctccgttagttcgtgccttaagatcttgggctggatggtgttaaaggcactagagaagtccaggaatgtaatcctcacagcaccactgaccccatctaggtgagagagggatttgtgcagctaatacgtgatagcatcctccactcccaccttctccttatacgcaaactgaagaggatcctgggcgtgcctggtttgtggcctcagattctgtattatcagccgctccatggtcttcatcacgagcgacgtcaaggcaacaggtctgaagtcattcaactcctttggttgtggtttcttcggtaccgggacagtacaggatgttttccactgtctgggtactcttctctgctccaggctcatgttgaagattcGCTGTAGTGGACTCGACAAAAGCAGATGGACAACTAATCccaagggttttccgctggacggagagcagagagacccctggcccttgactcctcagacaggggaaacatcctccctcactcctgcctgttgacccctgaaagaattttgtgtttccattagatctcctctcattcttcgaaacagggaacagagaacatagagcagtacagcacaggaacaggcccgtcatacaatgttcacattcatttgtgagtgtgaagtgggggaatgtgatggtttgagacagtaaaggaggtgataatgggaaccagttgGGGAgaaatgaatggcagattgaaccaggagggggaggggtggaaagcccgtgggtgaactgtgtgtgtagacgtaatgagaagcatgaggggcaaagatggcagatgaggatgactttgtcccctttcccacaaccccatcccccacagaccctcattaggacagggaatgaatttgcaggaacccttaagcaacacaggtcctgatgaagtgtttcagtctgaaccgtcgactgtttactcttttccgtagaaacttcccggcctgctgttcccccaacaatttg encodes the following:
- the LOC140720244 gene encoding E3 ubiquitin-protein ligase TRIM39-like — protein: MEKNLREIQENIRFIQEEISKLKEQMDQKDSVMFLKEEARQNRRINDDVQELSVTDEALPVEKFDHLYLLNTVLRETLDAINRVAENERRSHGITKFFQGSTGRSEGGCFPCPAENPCGDICFCRIKVSVTLDVETAHPYLEVSEDRKSVRRTGTRRNLPDTGKRFTNWACVLGSEGFTSGRHYWEVEVTGNRDWGLGVAAESVKRKGWVSLSPETGFWVIGQDCDVLHRDCDVSGIPSPESRLAADPIPGRVGVYLSYESGTVSFYNAETKSHLHTFTGKKFTGKLYPVFVIGDENQWLRICSGSAPGL